The region CACCGTCGCCCGCTGCAGCTCCCGGAACCCCTCGTAGTCCTCCAGGATGAGTTCGAAATGGCGCGCGATGCCCGCGATCGTGTTCATGTGCGGGCCGCCCTGCAGGCCCGGAAAGACGGCCATGTCGATCCGCCGTGCAATGGCAGGATCCGTGGTCAGGATCACGGCCCCGCGCGGGCCGCAGATGGTCTTGTGGGTCGTGAAGGTGACGACGTCGGCGTGCGGCAGGGGATTGGCGGCTGCACCGCCGACCACCAGCCCGGCCAGATGGGCCACGTCGGCCAGGAGCAGCGCCCCGACCTCGTCGGCGATGTCGCGCAGGGCCGCCCAATCGAAGTCCCAGGGATACGCCGAGGCGCCGCCGACGATCATCCGCGGCCGCACCTCGCGCGCCATGGCGCGGATGCGCTCGTAATCGAGCCGCCGGGTCGCCTCGTCGATGCCGTACGAATGCACCTCGTAGGTGCGGCCGGACAGGTTGAACGGCGATCCGTGCGTCAGATGCCCGCCGTGGCCGAGTTCGAGGCCCATGATCCGGTCGCCGGGCTTCAGCAGCGCCTCATACACCGACAGATTGGCGGCCGCACCGGACAGCGCCTGGACGTTCACGTAGATCTCGTCCGGCTCCGGACTGCCCTCCAGCCGGCCGAACGCGCGCGCAATGCCGTCGTGGGCGATCAGCTCGACGCGGTCGGCGTTCTCCGTTCCCTTGTAGAAGCGCTTGTCGGACAGGCGGGTACGCCAGCTCGCGAAACGCGGCACGTCGTAGGCGGCCTGCCGCGCGTCATGGCTCAGCAGGGGCTGAGGCAGGCCTTCGGCGTAGATGTTGCCCAACTCGCCCGCCAGCGGCGCCGCCGACTGCGGATGGCAGATACTCTCGGACGGGATCATGACCAGCGTGCGCCACTGTCGATGGCGCTCCGCGTCGCACACCGAGTTCACGGCGGACTGCCGGCCATCCGACCGAGCGGCAAATGGGTATCCCGACATCGTCTGGTCCTCCGGGGTCTGATGCGAAGAGACGTGCTGCGCACGGAAAGGGGGCCGCGCCTGCCCCCCCAGAAGCTAACACAGATCGCCCGCCGGGGCAACCCGCGCCGGCGCCGACCCGTTCGTCCGTCAGCGCCGCCCGCGCACGTGTTCATTGATGTAGGACAGCACCGTCTCGTGGAAGTGCAGACGATGGCGCGGCTCGTGGACGCCGTGGGGCTCGCGCGGGTAGAGCAGGAGGCGCGTTTCGACACCGCGCGCCTTCAGAGCCCGGTAGTACTGATGCGACTGGCCCGGCGGCACGCGCAGGTCGACCTCCCCGGTGATGACCAGCGTGGGGGTGGTCACGTTGCCGACGTGGTGCAGCGGCGACTGGTCGCGCCAGAACGCGTCGTCATAGCCCGCCGCGATGCCTCCGCCGCTGTAGAGCTGGAAGTCCGGGATGTCCGTCGTGCCCCACATGCCCAGGTTGTCCACCACGGCCGCCACGGCCACGGCGCAGCGGAAGCGCCGTGTGTGGCCGATGATCCACGTGGTCATGTAGCCGCCGTAGCTGCCGCCGAAGACGGCCATCCGGTCGCCGTCGACGAGGCCGCGTTCGATCAGCGAGTCGACGCCCGCCATGATGTCCTTGTAGGGCGCATCGCCCCAGTTGCGGACGATCCTGCGGGTGAACGCGCGGCCGTATCCGGTGCTGCCGCTGAAGTTGGGCATCAGGCACGCATAGCCGGCCGCGCAGAAGACGTTCGGCCCGACGGCGTTCCCGTAGTTCGTCAGCGAGGCGCCGTAGGGGCCGCCGTGCGGCATCAGGACCAGCGGATAGGGCTTCCGCGCGCGCGGTTTCGTCGGCAGGTAGAAGATGCCCTCGATCTCCAGGCCGTCGCTCTTCCACGTGACGACCTCAGAACGCGCGAGCGTCACGGCCGCCATGTCGCGGTTGACGTCTGTGAGGCACTCGGACGCGCGGGACGCATCGAAGGGCACGGAACAGAGTTCGTCCGGCGCCTGCGTCGCTGAACCGACGAAGAACACAAGGCCGGCGTCTCCGGCGACGGCCGATCCGAGGGCGGCCAGGCCGCCGGTATCCAGCCGCTCCGGCGTTCCGCCCACTTCGCAGACGTAGAGTCCGTGTCCGGTGCGCACGCCCGACTCGAACAGAACCCGACCGTCGGGCAGCCACTGCGGCATGATGCTGCGAAGGTCCGCCTCCGGGTGAACCATGCGGCGCTCGCCGGAGTCGAGATCGATCACCTTCGCGGTGTCGTGAAACAGGTCCCGTTCATCGTAGGCTTCGGTGAGAAGCACGGACGCGCCGTCAGCCGATACGTGCATGGGCGCCTCCATCAGGTGGCCTCGCACCGGCCCGACCGTGCGCCGCCCCTTGCCCTTCGCGTCCACAACCTTCAGGTCGGACTCGAACCACTGCGAGTTGACGGTCGCCGTGGGGCAGGCTGTGTAGACGAGGCCCCGGCCGTCCGGCATCCAGGCGGCGCTGCTCACGTGCTCGCCGTCGGCCGAGATCCTGCGGGGCTTGCCGCGCCCGTCGGCGTTGACGACCCAGAGCGCCCGGCGGCGCTCGTCGGCATCGACGGTGCGCCAGTCGCGCTTCTCCTTGTCCCTCTTCTTCTCGTCCGGCGTCCGGTCGGGCTGCGCGATGACGGCGAGGTGCCGGCCGTCGGGGCTCCAGACGTACTTCACGACGCCCTGCTCGAAGGCGGTCACCTTCCGGCCTTCGGACAGCTCCCGCTCCATGACGCAAACCTGCCCCTTGCCTCCCTCGCGCTCGGACAGGAAGGCCAGGCGCGTGCCGTCCGGCGAGAACTGCGGCTGCCACGCCTTGCCGCTGAAGGTCACCTGCCAGGCCCCGCGCTCCCCGGACCACGCCCGGATCTCGCTGAGGTTTTCGTTCTTCTCGAGATCCGGTTTCGTCACCTGGAACGCGGCGCGCCGCCCGTCCGCGGTCGCCGTCGGGCAGATCAGAGTGCGATTTCCGAAGATGTCCTTCACTGTGAACAGCCGCTTCGACTTCGCCATGGTCAGCCACCCTCCCCATTCAGCGCTTGTCGATCCGTTCGGTCCGGCACGCGTGCCAGATAGACGCCTGCGAGCATAACGGAGATCCCGATGATCTGCATGGGCGCGAGACGCTCTCCCATGAACAACGCGGCCCCGATGCACGAGACGCCCGGCACGAGGTACTGGTAGACAGCCGTGCCCGACGCCGTCGTACGCCCGATGGAGCCGTACCAGAGCAGCACGCCGATGAGGCCCACGACCACCGCTCCGCCGTCCAGCGAGAGCGTCTGCCCCTGATAGCTCGTCGACGAGGCGTTTTGGAAGCGGTCCAGCGACGCGATCACGACGTCGAACTCCTGTCCAGGCTCGACTCCGGAGGGCGCCAGGATACGCACCGTCTCGGCCGGCCCCGGCGCGACGGCCAGCCGCGGCTCGCAGTCGGGCGCCTCGCCGCACACGCGCAGCCAGACCGGCTCGGTTCCGGAAGTGTAAGGAGCGAAAGTGTTGGCATACAGCACTCGGATCGGCGCACCGGCCTCGACGGCGCCTTCGGCCAGCGTGGCGATGACGTGGCGGCCGTGCCGGCACGTGCCTTCCGGGTAGGCAAGGTTCCGCCGGCGGATCTCGACGTCGAACCGCGCCGCGCCGCCGGGCGAGTGCACCCGCACGAAATGCGCTGCATCGGGATCGTCGGCCTGGAGTTCCCGTGTGAAACTCGGCCCGGACACAAGCAGCCAGGAGTTCGGAAACTGTGCCTCGACCGTGTCGCCGGGCACGAGCCGCCGGTCCGAACGCAAGACGATCTCGACGTCGCACGGCTCCCGCACAACGAACTGCCGCTCCGGTGCGTCCACTCTCAGAGTCATTCGCCGAATCCCCTGCCACAGGCCGCTTACCTTCCGCTCGCGAGCGGCATGATAGGCACGCACGGGCTGTGAAACAAGCAAAGGAACAACGGCAGGCATCCACAGATTACGCAGATGACGCAGATTAACAACAGAGCCTGGCGAACGTAACGGCTGGGCAGCGGAGCAAATTGTTTGTTTTGTCCGTTTTTCCTCTGTAATCTGCGTAATCTGTGAAATCTGTGGATAGCTCTGTCCTTCTGGTCGCGGATGCCCGGCCGGTGAGTT is a window of Candidatus Brocadiaceae bacterium DNA encoding:
- a CDS encoding S9 family peptidase; translation: MAKSKRLFTVKDIFGNRTLICPTATADGRRAAFQVTKPDLEKNENLSEIRAWSGERGAWQVTFSGKAWQPQFSPDGTRLAFLSEREGGKGQVCVMERELSEGRKVTAFEQGVVKYVWSPDGRHLAVIAQPDRTPDEKKRDKEKRDWRTVDADERRRALWVVNADGRGKPRRISADGEHVSSAAWMPDGRGLVYTACPTATVNSQWFESDLKVVDAKGKGRRTVGPVRGHLMEAPMHVSADGASVLLTEAYDERDLFHDTAKVIDLDSGERRMVHPEADLRSIMPQWLPDGRVLFESGVRTGHGLYVCEVGGTPERLDTGGLAALGSAVAGDAGLVFFVGSATQAPDELCSVPFDASRASECLTDVNRDMAAVTLARSEVVTWKSDGLEIEGIFYLPTKPRARKPYPLVLMPHGGPYGASLTNYGNAVGPNVFCAAGYACLMPNFSGSTGYGRAFTRRIVRNWGDAPYKDIMAGVDSLIERGLVDGDRMAVFGGSYGGYMTTWIIGHTRRFRCAVAVAAVVDNLGMWGTTDIPDFQLYSGGGIAAGYDDAFWRDQSPLHHVGNVTTPTLVITGEVDLRVPPGQSHQYYRALKARGVETRLLLYPREPHGVHEPRHRLHFHETVLSYINEHVRGRR
- a CDS encoding DMT family transporter gives rise to the protein MTLRVDAPERQFVVREPCDVEIVLRSDRRLVPGDTVEAQFPNSWLLVSGPSFTRELQADDPDAAHFVRVHSPGGAARFDVEIRRRNLAYPEGTCRHGRHVIATLAEGAVEAGAPIRVLYANTFAPYTSGTEPVWLRVCGEAPDCEPRLAVAPGPAETVRILAPSGVEPGQEFDVVIASLDRFQNASSTSYQGQTLSLDGGAVVVGLIGVLLWYGSIGRTTASGTAVYQYLVPGVSCIGAALFMGERLAPMQIIGISVMLAGVYLARVPDRTDRQALNGEGG